The genomic DNA CCGCGCCCGTAATTCCTTCACCGAGGGCATGACTCCCCACCCTAGGACCGCTCGCCGCACGTGCCAAGGGCCTTGGCTCGGCTATGGTGCGCCCGCGTACACCCCAAGCAGCCCCCCTTCTAGGAGACTCATCCCCATGGCGAAGGCGAAGTACGTGCTGGCAGTGGACCAGGGCACCACCGGAACGCACGTCTCCATCCTGGACGACAAGCTCCGGGTGGTGGGCGATGCCTATCGGGAGTTCACCCAGCACTTCCCCAAGCCCTCGTGGGTGGAGCACGACCTGGAGGAAATCTGGGCCAGCGTGGAGACGTGCATCCGCGCGGCGCTCAAGGACGCGGGACTCACGGGCAAGGACCTGTCCGCGGTGGGCATCACCAACCAGCGCGAGACGACGGGGCTGTGGCTGCGCGAGGGTGGCAAGCCCCTGGCCCCCGCCATCGTGTGGCAGGACCGGCGCACCTCCGAGCGCTGCGCGCAACTGCGCGAGAAGGGCGAGGAGCCCCGGGTGCGCGAGACGACGGGCCTCGTGTTGGACCCCTACTTCTCGGGCACCAAGCTCGCCTGGATGCTCGAACACGTGAAGGGCGCGCGCAAACGCGCCGAGAAGGGAGACGCCTGCTTCGGCACCGTGGACACCTGGCTCGTCTACAAGATGACCGGCGGCCAGTCGCACGTGACGGACGTCACCAACGCCAGCCGCACCCTGCTCATGGACGTGCGCAAGCTCGCCTGGGATGACTCCATGCGCGAGCTGCTGGGCGTGCCCGCCGCGTGCCTGCCGGAGATCCGCGGCTCGGTCGACGCCTACGGTACCACGAAGGGCATGCGCTCGCTGCCGGATGGAATTCCGCTCACGGGCATGGCGGGCGACCAGCAGGCGGCGCTCTTCGGCCAGGCGTGCTTCTCGCCCGGCGAGGCCAAGTGCACCTATGGCACCGGCGCCTTCCTGCTGATGAACACGGGCGACGTGCCGGTGAAGTCGCGGTCGGGGCTGCTGACCACGGTGGCCTGGAAGATCGGGGACAAGACGACGTACGCGCTCGAGGGCTC from Melittangium boletus DSM 14713 includes the following:
- the glpK gene encoding glycerol kinase GlpK — its product is MAKAKYVLAVDQGTTGTHVSILDDKLRVVGDAYREFTQHFPKPSWVEHDLEEIWASVETCIRAALKDAGLTGKDLSAVGITNQRETTGLWLREGGKPLAPAIVWQDRRTSERCAQLREKGEEPRVRETTGLVLDPYFSGTKLAWMLEHVKGARKRAEKGDACFGTVDTWLVYKMTGGQSHVTDVTNASRTLLMDVRKLAWDDSMRELLGVPAACLPEIRGSVDAYGTTKGMRSLPDGIPLTGMAGDQQAALFGQACFSPGEAKCTYGTGAFLLMNTGDVPVKSRSGLLTTVAWKIGDKTTYALEGSSFIAGAAVQWLRDGLKVIKKSGDVEPLAASVKESGDVVFVPALAGLGAPHWRPEARGLFGGIDRSTTAAHLARAALEGVAMQIHDLAETMRRDSGREIPSFKVDGGASANNLMMQFQADMLGTEVVRPQNLQTTSLGAAFLAGLGAGVWTSTDAIRKAWKVGKVFKPKMKAEARERHLTKWRRAVERA